In Helianthus annuus cultivar XRQ/B chromosome 3, HanXRQr2.0-SUNRISE, whole genome shotgun sequence, a single window of DNA contains:
- the LOC110928671 gene encoding probable receptor-like protein kinase At5g61350 isoform X2: MSEIQAATKTFDDEQLLGEGGFGKVYKGHICIAETSQVVAIKRLSSISEQGELEFRSEIEAISKLRHHNLVSLIGFCDDNKEMILVYEYMPNGTLYHHLHKDDTPLNWVQRLTIAIGAARGLEHLHKGDGMKQGIIHRDVKSSNILLDENWDAVISDFGLSKIVPIDRSVYTGAKGTFGYMDPDYFYTGKLTWGTDVYAFGVVLFELLSGRIAVDLSKGEESSLVRWAQKCVKDRKFDQLVDANIKGTIYVKCLGRFAKIADRCLHSDLKERPTMTEVVASLKELQQIQKKWDNAAKSSITTVFSWMIPKFRTSTKENQDQRRTCSPTNTGNNLDQASLTNKEIVARDLKVFTIDEMRRATRGFAEDACLGTWSYGDVYKGWLDKTYFLSKSNNGMPVLIKSLCWNKTLKLDKAKLELEILKEFSHPNLVKLIGYCLSHKQLFLVNEFLPNGNFEDRLFSGAIAQLPLVTKVKIAVGIARGIVFLHNSRDYVTTYLHWGGTSSMFWLDKRKILLDEDFTPKLSDCEVTKLAHGHYPYNIRDDNGLVYGDYYPRFKPFQLQSNLDGFTLILMEVLTGKQLSYDNEVQKMDDLLLQNGKMSIRHIAKLCFEICNEADSELKMLKLLEEYEMYIHEAFATATAESCLLRGRSCRV, translated from the exons ATGTCCG AGATTCAGGCCGCAACCAAAACCTTTGATGATGAACAGCTCCTTGGAGAGGGTGGATTTGGGAAAGTATACAAAGGTCATATATGTATAGCAGAAACTAGTCAAGTTGTAGCCATCAAAAGGTTGAGTTCTATATCTGAACAAGGTGAACTTGAGTTCCGGTCTGAAATTGAGGCGATTTCCAAGTTACGCCATCATAACTTGGTGTCCTTGATTGGTTTTTGCGATGATAACAAGGAGATGATCCTTGTTTATGAGTATATGCCTAATGGAACCCTCTACCATCATCTACACAAAGATGATACTCCTTTAAATTGGGTGCAGCGACTAACGATAGCCATAGGTGCTGCACGTGGATTGGAGCACCTTCACAAAGGTGATGGCATGAAACAGGGAATCATACATCGTGATGTGAAGAGTTCCAATATTCTGTTAGATGAGAACTGGGACGCTGTGATTTCAGATTTTGGGTTGTCCAAAATAGTACCAATTGACCGGTCAGTTTATACGGGTGCTAAAGGCACATTTGGGTATATGGACCCAGATTATTTCTACACCGGAAAACTGACATGGGGAACAGATGTGTATGCATTTGGGGTGGTGTTGTTTGAATTGTTATCTGGGAGGATTGCTGTAGACTTAAGCAAAGGTGAGGAGTCAAGTTTGGTAAGGTGGGCTCAAAAATGTGTGAAAGATCGAAAGTTTGATCAGTTGGTTGATgctaatatcaagggaacaatTTATGTAAAATGTTTAGGACGGTTTGCTAAAATTGCAGATCGTTGTTTGCATAGTGATCTGAAAGAACGGCCTACCATGACCGAGGTTGTAGCATCACTTAAAGAGTTACAACAAATACAGAAGAAATGGGACAATGCTGCAAAATCATCAATCACGACGGTATTTAGTTGGATGATTCCCAAGTTTCGTACCTCGACTAAAGAAAACCAAG ACCAAAGACGCACCTGTTCACCAACGAACACCGGAAACAATTTAGATCAGGCTTCTTTGACCAACAAGGAAATAGTTGCTAGAGATTTGAAAGTGTTCACAATTGACGAAATGAGACGTGCAACGAGGGGCTTTGCAGAAGACGCATGCTTGGGTACTTGGAGCTATGGAGATGTTTACAAAGGCTGGCTCGATAAAACGTATTTTCTATCGAAGAGTAATAATGGAATGCCTGTATTAATCAAGTCACTTTGTTGGAATAAAACTTTAAAACTTGACAAGGCCAAG TTGGAATTGGAAATTTTGAAAGAGTTTAGTCATCCCAACCTTGTTAAGCTCATCGGATATTGCTTGTCACACAAACAACTCTTCCTTGTGAATGAATTCCTGCCTAACGGAAACTTTGAAGATCGCCTTTTTAGTG GAGCGATAGCACAACTTCCGTTGGTTACAAAGGTGAAAATAGCAGTAGGAATTGCTCGAGGGATTGTTTTCTTGCACAACTCACGGGATTATGTCACCACATATTTGCATTGGGGAGGAACTAGCAGTATGTTTTGGCTTGACAAACGTAAGATATTGCTGGATGAG GATTTTACGCCAAAACTTTCAGATTGTGAGGTTACTAAGCTAGCACACGGTCACTACCCTTACAATATCCGGGACGATAATGGTCTTGTTTATGGTGACTATTACCCACGGTTCA AACCGTTTCAACTGCAGAGCAATCTTGATGGTTTTACACTTATACTCATGGAGGTGCTAACAGGGAAACAACTCTCTTATGATAATGAAGTTCAAAAGATGGATGATTTGTTGCTCCAGAATGGAAAAATGTCGATACGCCATATTGCAAAATTATGTTTTGAAATCTGCAATGAGGCAGATTCGGAATTGAAGATGCTCAAATTGTTGGAGGAGTATGAGATGTATATCCACGAGGCATTCGCAACAGCAACAGCCGAGAGTTGTTTACT TAGGGGGAGGTCATGCAGAGTATAA
- the LOC110928671 gene encoding probable receptor-like protein kinase At5g61350 isoform X1, with product MYFATGEAAKLSSLTSAQPCLRFSLAEIQAATKTFDDEQLLGEGGFGKVYKGHICIAETSQVVAIKRLSSISEQGELEFRSEIEAISKLRHHNLVSLIGFCDDNKEMILVYEYMPNGTLYHHLHKDDTPLNWVQRLTIAIGAARGLEHLHKGDGMKQGIIHRDVKSSNILLDENWDAVISDFGLSKIVPIDRSVYTGAKGTFGYMDPDYFYTGKLTWGTDVYAFGVVLFELLSGRIAVDLSKGEESSLVRWAQKCVKDRKFDQLVDANIKGTIYVKCLGRFAKIADRCLHSDLKERPTMTEVVASLKELQQIQKKWDNAAKSSITTVFSWMIPKFRTSTKENQDQRRTCSPTNTGNNLDQASLTNKEIVARDLKVFTIDEMRRATRGFAEDACLGTWSYGDVYKGWLDKTYFLSKSNNGMPVLIKSLCWNKTLKLDKAKLELEILKEFSHPNLVKLIGYCLSHKQLFLVNEFLPNGNFEDRLFSGAIAQLPLVTKVKIAVGIARGIVFLHNSRDYVTTYLHWGGTSSMFWLDKRKILLDEDFTPKLSDCEVTKLAHGHYPYNIRDDNGLVYGDYYPRFKPFQLQSNLDGFTLILMEVLTGKQLSYDNEVQKMDDLLLQNGKMSIRHIAKLCFEICNEADSELKMLKLLEEYEMYIHEAFATATAESCLLRGRSCRV from the exons ATGTACTTTGCAACTGGTGAAGCTGCCAAACTGTCATCTTTGACTTCAGCACAGCCTTGTCTCCGGTTTTCTCTTGCAGAGATTCAGGCCGCAACCAAAACCTTTGATGATGAACAGCTCCTTGGAGAGGGTGGATTTGGGAAAGTATACAAAGGTCATATATGTATAGCAGAAACTAGTCAAGTTGTAGCCATCAAAAGGTTGAGTTCTATATCTGAACAAGGTGAACTTGAGTTCCGGTCTGAAATTGAGGCGATTTCCAAGTTACGCCATCATAACTTGGTGTCCTTGATTGGTTTTTGCGATGATAACAAGGAGATGATCCTTGTTTATGAGTATATGCCTAATGGAACCCTCTACCATCATCTACACAAAGATGATACTCCTTTAAATTGGGTGCAGCGACTAACGATAGCCATAGGTGCTGCACGTGGATTGGAGCACCTTCACAAAGGTGATGGCATGAAACAGGGAATCATACATCGTGATGTGAAGAGTTCCAATATTCTGTTAGATGAGAACTGGGACGCTGTGATTTCAGATTTTGGGTTGTCCAAAATAGTACCAATTGACCGGTCAGTTTATACGGGTGCTAAAGGCACATTTGGGTATATGGACCCAGATTATTTCTACACCGGAAAACTGACATGGGGAACAGATGTGTATGCATTTGGGGTGGTGTTGTTTGAATTGTTATCTGGGAGGATTGCTGTAGACTTAAGCAAAGGTGAGGAGTCAAGTTTGGTAAGGTGGGCTCAAAAATGTGTGAAAGATCGAAAGTTTGATCAGTTGGTTGATgctaatatcaagggaacaatTTATGTAAAATGTTTAGGACGGTTTGCTAAAATTGCAGATCGTTGTTTGCATAGTGATCTGAAAGAACGGCCTACCATGACCGAGGTTGTAGCATCACTTAAAGAGTTACAACAAATACAGAAGAAATGGGACAATGCTGCAAAATCATCAATCACGACGGTATTTAGTTGGATGATTCCCAAGTTTCGTACCTCGACTAAAGAAAACCAAG ACCAAAGACGCACCTGTTCACCAACGAACACCGGAAACAATTTAGATCAGGCTTCTTTGACCAACAAGGAAATAGTTGCTAGAGATTTGAAAGTGTTCACAATTGACGAAATGAGACGTGCAACGAGGGGCTTTGCAGAAGACGCATGCTTGGGTACTTGGAGCTATGGAGATGTTTACAAAGGCTGGCTCGATAAAACGTATTTTCTATCGAAGAGTAATAATGGAATGCCTGTATTAATCAAGTCACTTTGTTGGAATAAAACTTTAAAACTTGACAAGGCCAAG TTGGAATTGGAAATTTTGAAAGAGTTTAGTCATCCCAACCTTGTTAAGCTCATCGGATATTGCTTGTCACACAAACAACTCTTCCTTGTGAATGAATTCCTGCCTAACGGAAACTTTGAAGATCGCCTTTTTAGTG GAGCGATAGCACAACTTCCGTTGGTTACAAAGGTGAAAATAGCAGTAGGAATTGCTCGAGGGATTGTTTTCTTGCACAACTCACGGGATTATGTCACCACATATTTGCATTGGGGAGGAACTAGCAGTATGTTTTGGCTTGACAAACGTAAGATATTGCTGGATGAG GATTTTACGCCAAAACTTTCAGATTGTGAGGTTACTAAGCTAGCACACGGTCACTACCCTTACAATATCCGGGACGATAATGGTCTTGTTTATGGTGACTATTACCCACGGTTCA AACCGTTTCAACTGCAGAGCAATCTTGATGGTTTTACACTTATACTCATGGAGGTGCTAACAGGGAAACAACTCTCTTATGATAATGAAGTTCAAAAGATGGATGATTTGTTGCTCCAGAATGGAAAAATGTCGATACGCCATATTGCAAAATTATGTTTTGAAATCTGCAATGAGGCAGATTCGGAATTGAAGATGCTCAAATTGTTGGAGGAGTATGAGATGTATATCCACGAGGCATTCGCAACAGCAACAGCCGAGAGTTGTTTACT TAGGGGGAGGTCATGCAGAGTATAA
- the LOC110931238 gene encoding uncharacterized protein LOC110931238, whose translation MSVFKVKEPKSGGVNIINYGNNQTGEGFWKPVLAKFLELMDQGTYRDIDSVSSKWRKMSGFVNRFSEEYNKIYSSGRRSGMSDEDVFKKALDVYKSNHGTTFAHVQAWEIIRMAQKWALVPNEVEMAKRQRTSESGNYSPGGLDVRCHINLNDGAEFDEEEYAVKEAYTKITAQKARAKERAIKEKSHVAGEKLRVAGEKIRLYDDKVRLKE comes from the exons ATGAGTGTTTTCAAAGTGAAAGAACCAAAGTCAGGAGGTGTAAACATCATCAACTACG GTAACAATCAAACGGGTGAGGGGTTTTGGAAGCCGGTTTTGGCAAAGTTTCTTGAGTTAATGGACCAAGGGACGTATCGAGATATCGACTCTGTGTCTTCTAAGTGGCGAAAAATGAGCGGGTTCGTCAATAGGTTTTCCGaagaatataataaaatatattcaaGTGGGCGTCGTAGCGGGATGAGCGACGAGGATGTGTTTAAAAAGGCGTTGGATGTTTACAAGTCGAACCATGGTACCACATTCGCACACGTTCAGGCGTGGGAAATTATTCGAATGGCCCAAAAATGGGCGCTGGTTCCGAACGAGGTGGAGATGGCAAAGAGGCAAAGGACATCGGAATCCGGTAATTATAGCCCCGGCGGATTGGACGTGAGATgtcacataaacttaaacgatGGCGCCGAGTTCGATGAAGAAGAATACGCCGTAAAGGAAGCGTACACCAAGATCACGGCCCAAAAGGCGAGGGCGAAGGAGCGGGCGATCAAAGAAAAGTCACACGTGGCGGGAGAAAAGTTACGCGTGGCGGGAGAAAAGATACGATTGTACGATGATAAGGTTCGGCTCAAGGAGTAG
- the LOC110928670 gene encoding arogenate dehydrogenase 2, chloroplastic → MLTISPTTSKITTTHHHHHLHHPHTYRHLTSHRPPPPPHPHPSKPLRLRRPFQISAIDAAQPFDYESKLSKQISKSKTLKIAIVGFGNFGQFLAKTLVRQGHTVLAHSRSDYSAAASDLGVAWYSNADDLCEEHPEVILLCTSILSTDKVLRSLPLQRLKRSTLFVDVLSVKEFAKDLFIQILPLEFDILCTHPMFGPESGKNSWKDLPFVYDKVRIGNDESRVARCEKFLDAFAREGCVMKEMTCAEHDMHAAESQFITHTVGRILEKLNLDSTPINTKGYERLLDLVENTSSDSFELYYGLFMYNKNAMEQLERLDLAFEALKKELFGHLHDVLRKQLFGTRGRSLQRPPALSKLPPNGNGLALPTGSTESESKSDSATS, encoded by the coding sequence ATGCTCACCATTTCCCCCACCACATCCAAaatcaccaccacccaccaccaccaccacctccaccaccccCACACCTACCGCCACCTAACCTCCCACCgtccgccgccaccaccacacccCCATCCCTCCAAACCCCTTCGCCTCCGGCGACCCTTCCAAATCTCCGCAATCGACGCCGCACAACCCTTCGATTACGAGTCCAAACTCTCCAAACAAATCTCCaaatccaaaaccctaaaaatcgCCATTGTAGGCTTCGGTAACTTCGGCCAATTCCTCGCCAAAACCCTCGTCCGTCAAGGCCACACTGTCCTCGCCCACTCCCGCTCCGATTACTCCGCCGCCGCCTCCGACCTCGGCGTCGCGTGGTACTCAAACGCCGACGACCTCTGCGAAGAACACCCAGAAGTTATCTTACTCTGCACCTCAATATTATCAACCGACAAAGTCCTCCGTTCATTACCCTTACAACGGTTAAAAAGAAGTACATTGTTTGTAGATGTTTTATCCGTTAAAGAGTTTGCTAAAGATTTGTTTATACAAATCCTGCCGTTAGAGTTTGATATATTGTGTACCCACCCGATGTTCGGGCCGGAAAGCGGTAAAAACAGTTGGAAGGATCTTCCATTTGTGTATGATAAGGTTAGGATTGGGAACGATGAGAGTCGGGTAGCGCGGTGCGAGAAGTTTTTAGACGCATTTGCGAGGGAAGGGTGTGTGATGAAGGAGATGACGTGTGCGGAGCATGATATGCACGCGGCGGAGAGTCAGTTTATAACGCATACGGTTGGGAGGATTTTGGAGAAGTTGAATTTGGATAGTACGCCGATTAATACCAAAGGGTATGAGCGGTTGTTGGATTTGGTGGAGAATACGTCGAGTGATAGTTTCGAGTTGTATTATGGGTTGTTTATGTATAATAAGAATGCGATGGAGCAGTTGGAGCGGTTGGATTTGGCGTTTGAAGCGTTGAAGAAGGAGTTGTTTGGGCATTTGCATGATGTGTTGAGGAAGCAGTTGTTTGGGACGAGGGGACGGAGTTTGCAGCGGCCGCCGGCTTTGTCGAAGTTGCCTCCTAATGGGAATGGACTCGCGTTGCCAACGGGTTCGACAGAATCAGAATCAAAATCTGATTCCGCTACAAGTTAA
- the LOC110928669 gene encoding probable serine/threonine-protein kinase DDB_G0278521, producing the protein MYPATGECNKQSAPSCRLFSLAELQSATKDFDDELVIGQGGFGKVYKGQISSEEGSHVVAIKRLDSTSSQGELEFRAEIETLSKLRHCHLVSLIGYYDDNEEMILVYEYMPNGTLYHHLHKAETPLNWVQRLKIAIGAARGLDYLHTGVGTRHGIIHRDVKSSNILLDENWEALISDFGLSKIGPTNQSSSYIDASVKGTFGYLDPEYFYTRRLTRKTDVFAFGVVLFELLSGRLPVDIRNGEEECSLVRWAQKCVKERKLDQMVDPNIRGTIFPKCLRRFAQIAYHCLLSVPKERPTMTMVVASLQAILELQQKNDNFAKSLGTMGFTRKIHKYLASMTRQNSGSSTKKDGRNHGEMSHQHGELLARDLKIFTYDELKCASRDFRNATCLGKGAYGAVYKGWVDKMTYSPCMHDTGLPVAIKRLNSYKRFDPDVLKEFCHPNLVKLIGYCLEGEQLFLVYEFMSNGNLEDLMWSGAIAQLPLVIKVKIVVGIARSIVFLLKTQDEVKADPYDRGTVCEYRLHRHKILLDEDFTPKLLDYDVTKLVHGHYPNNNDLPYDDYFTGFKPLPLRTDLYGFTVLLAEVLTGKQIFYENEVQKIDEFLLQRGKMSLSHTANSCFEMYDDVDSESKVLTMLEEYEKYIPAIHELFTTTNKSYSSMLEVHTLKGHIDSVVKLKRLNIDTDQLHYSV; encoded by the exons ATGTACCCTGCGACAGGCGAGTGTAACAAGCAGTCGGCACCTTCGTGTCGCCTTTTTTCTCTAGCAGAATTACAATCTGCAACAAAGGACTTTGACGATGAACTTGTCATTGGACAGGGAGGATTCGGAAAGGTATACAAAGGTCAAATTTCTAGTGAAGAAGGTAGTCATGTTGTAGCCATCAAACGGCTAGATTCTACGTCTAGCCAGGGTGAACTTGAGTTTAGAGCTGAAATCGAGACACTTTCTAAGCTACGTCACTGTCACTTGGTGTCCTTGATTGGTTATTATGATGATAATGAGGAAATGATCCTAGTTTATGAATATATGCCTAATGGAACCCTCTACCATCATCTACACAAAGCCGAGACTCCATTAAATTGGGTTCAAAGACTGAAGATCGCAATAGGTGCTGCACGTGGATTAGATTACCTGCACACAGGTGTTGGCACTCGACATGGAATCATACATCGAGATGTTAAAAGCTCGAACATTCTTTTGGATGAGAACTGGGAAGCTCTTATTTCAGATTTTGGGCTTTCCAAAATAGGCCCAACTAATCAATCTTCATCATACATTGATGCTAGTGTAAAGGGTACATTCGGTTATTTGGATCCAGAGTATTTCTATACCAGACGATTAACTAGAAAAACAGATGTGTTTGCGTTTGGGGTTGTATTGTTTGAATTGCTATCCGGGAGGCTTCCAGTCGACATAAGAAATGGTGAGGAAGAATGTAGTTTGGTAAGGTGGGCTCAAAAATGTGTGAAAGAACGAAAACTAGATCAAATGGTTGATCCCAATATCAGAGGGACAATTTTTCCGAAATGTTTAAGAAGGTTTGCGCAAATTGCATATCATTGTTTGCTTAGTGTTCCAAAAGAACGCCCTACCATGACAATGGTTGTGGCGTCACTCCAAGCTATACTGGAACTACAGCAGAAAAATGACAATTTTGCGAAGTCACTTGGCACAATGGGGTTCACTCGGAAGATTCATAAGTATCTTGCTTCCATGACCAGGCAAAACTCTG GTTCATCAACAAAGAAGGATGGTCGCAATCATGGTGAAATGTCACATCAGCATGGGGAATTATTGGCTAGAGATCTGAAAATATTCACATATGATGAATTGAAATGTGCTTCGAGGGACTTTCGAAATGCCACATGTTTGGGCAAGGGGGCTTATGGAGCGGTTTACAAAGGTTGGGTCGATAAAATGACATATTCGCCCTGTATGCATGATACTGGATTACCCGTTGCAATTAAGAGACTTAATAGCTACAAACGT TTTGATCCGGATGTGCTGAAAGAGTTTTGTCATCCCAACCTTGTTAAACTCATAGGATACTGCTTGGAAGGTGAACAACTCTTTCTTGTGTATGAATTCATGAGCAATGGAAACTTAGAGGATCTCATGTGGAGCG GAGCTATAGCACAACTTCCATTGGTTATAAAGGTGAAAATAGTAGTAGGAATTGCACGATCGATTGTTTTCTTGCTCAAGACACAAGATGAAGTCAAAGCAGATCCTTATGACAGAGGAACGGTTTGTGAGTATCGGCTTCACAGGCATAAGATATTGCTCGATGAG GATTTTACCCCTAAGCTTTTGGATTATGACGTTACAAAGTTAGTACACGGTCACTATCCTAACAACAACGATCTTCCTTATGATGACTATTTTACTGGTTTCA AACCCCTTCCACTGCGGACCGATCTCTATGGTTTTACAGTTCTACTTGCAGAGGTGCTAACAGGAAAACAAATCTTCTACGAAAACGAAGTCCAAAAGATTGATGAGTTTTTGCTTCAACGTGGAAAGATGTCGTTGAGTCATACTGCAAACTCATGTTTTGAGATGTATGACGATGTGGATTCAGAATCGAAGGTGCTAACGATGTTGGAGGAATATGAAAAGTATATCCCAGCTATTCACGAGTTATTCACAACAACCAACAAGAGTTATTCATC AATGCTGGAGGTACACACTCTAAAGGGACACATTGATTCGGTGGTGAAGCTCAAGAGGCTCAATATCGACACAGACCAGTTGCATTACTCGGTGTAA